In a genomic window of Kiloniellales bacterium:
- a CDS encoding barstar family protein — MTPPRICRIDAAALAGIGEVHDRLAADLSFPDYYGRNLDALWDVLTGDLEGPATIEIEAAAAGRARLGPEFDRLLEVLKDAAVENVALTVILL, encoded by the coding sequence ATGACGCCCCCCCGAATCTGCCGGATCGACGCGGCCGCGCTCGCCGGGATCGGCGAGGTCCACGACCGGCTGGCCGCCGATCTCAGCTTTCCCGATTACTACGGCCGCAACCTCGACGCCCTCTGGGACGTGCTGACCGGAGACCTTGAAGGCCCCGCCACGATCGAGATCGAGGCGGCCGCCGCCGGCCGCGCGCGCCTCGGCCCGGAGTTCGACCGGCTGCTCGAGGTCCTGAAGGACGCCGCGGTGGAGAACGTCGCGCTCACCGTTATCCTGCTTTAG
- a CDS encoding OsmC family protein, translating into MAREHSYLATTRWTGAAEGPTVDPGRFSRAYRIEVPGKPPIEGSSDPAFLGDPARHNPEDLLVAALSACHMLWYLHLCAVKGVVVTAYEDAAEGTMLEEPRKGRFTEVILRPQVTITAESDAERARQLHERAHAECFIANSVNFPVRCAPEIVKG; encoded by the coding sequence ATGGCTCGTGAACACAGCTATCTCGCCACCACCCGCTGGACCGGGGCGGCCGAGGGGCCCACCGTGGACCCCGGGCGCTTCTCCCGGGCCTACCGGATCGAGGTGCCGGGCAAGCCGCCGATCGAGGGCTCCTCGGACCCGGCCTTCCTGGGCGACCCGGCGCGGCACAACCCCGAGGACCTGCTGGTCGCCGCGCTCTCGGCCTGCCACATGCTCTGGTACCTTCACCTCTGCGCGGTCAAGGGCGTGGTGGTGACCGCCTACGAGGACGCGGCGGAGGGCACCATGCTGGAAGAGCCGCGCAAGGGCCGCTTCACCGAGGTGATCCTGCGCCCCCAGGTCACGATCACCGCCGAGAGCGACGCGGAGCGGGCCCGGCAGCTCCACGAACGCGCCCACGCCGAGTGCTTCATCGCCAACTCGGTCAACTTCCCGGTGCGCTGCGCGCCGGAGATCGTGAAGGGCTAG
- a CDS encoding ribonuclease domain-containing protein, with protein sequence MGRRILFAALQALVLLLWTGNGAGAQEVCGTNLEISGPHDRALAETAAALRLDHATAFVRVTTFVNQRGRLPDCYLTKRQARDRGWRPGRNLWDSAPGAAIGGNRFHNRERRLPADFDGRYVEADLDFAGTKRRGARRLVFVEQETGGWTLWVTLDHYDSFVRIDPR encoded by the coding sequence ATGGGACGTCGGATCCTCTTCGCCGCTTTGCAAGCCCTGGTCCTGCTCTTGTGGACCGGGAACGGGGCCGGAGCCCAAGAGGTCTGCGGCACGAACCTGGAGATCTCCGGGCCGCACGACCGGGCGCTCGCCGAGACCGCGGCGGCCCTCCGCCTCGACCACGCGACCGCTTTCGTCAGGGTGACAACCTTCGTGAACCAGCGGGGCCGCCTGCCGGACTGCTACCTGACCAAGCGCCAGGCCCGGGACCGGGGCTGGCGCCCGGGCCGAAACCTCTGGGACAGCGCGCCGGGGGCGGCGATCGGCGGCAACCGCTTCCACAACCGCGAGCGGCGCCTGCCGGCCGACTTCGACGGACGCTACGTCGAGGCCGACCTGGATTTCGCGGGCACCAAGCGGCGCGGCGCGCGGCGCCTGGTCTTCGTCGAGCAGGAGACCGGCGGGTGGACGCTCTGGGTCACCCTCGACCACTACGACAGCTTCGTGCGGATCGACCCGCGATGA
- a CDS encoding twin transmembrane helix small protein: protein MSGLSLTLLGIALFMTLGVLFVGLFAMARGGDFNKKYGNRLMRFRIIFQGIALLLFAVAMLTKD, encoded by the coding sequence ATGAGCGGACTTTCCCTGACCCTTCTCGGCATCGCGCTCTTCATGACGCTCGGCGTGCTCTTCGTCGGGCTCTTCGCCATGGCGCGCGGCGGCGACTTCAACAAGAAGTACGGCAACCGCCTGATGCGCTTCCGGATCATCTTCCAGGGCATCGCCCTGCTGCTGTTCGCCGTCGCGATGCTGACAAAGGACTGA